GCTATCACTGCTTTTTCGGAAGTTGCCGCGGGATCTTCTACGACAGGAGTAACTGGCTCCGGAGTGGATTCCACAGTAATGGCGGGATCGGGGATGGGAACTTCCTCAGGCATAGGTACCGGGTCTGCATTCTCAGATGGTGCGGAAACATCTTGGACTTCGGTCGCCGTTGGCTCAGGTGTGGATTCCACAGCTATGGCAGGATCGGGGATGGGAACTTCCTGAGGCACAGGTACCGGAATTTCAACTGCACTTACTGGCTCTTCAGGGATCAAATCAGGCGAATCCTCAGATGGAGTCGGGGCAGCAACAATTTCCACAGCAATAGGTTCAGAAGCAGCAGCTTCTATGACAGGTTCCGATGTCGTCGTGATCGCTTCGACTGTGGCAGTAGCAGTCTCTACAGCCGGCTCTGGAACTGAAGTATCGCTAGCCGGAATCTCCTCAGCGGTGGGAGTTGTTTCTGGAACAGTATCTGGAATCTCTGCAGGTTGCTCAACAGATAACGAAGCTGCAGGGGTGGCTTCAACTGGTTCCGAAGCGGGTAGTGAGGCTTCCACTGGGGCAGTAATATCTTCGAATATTGGTGCTGGAACCACCGGTTCCGTAGGAGCACCATCTTCATTGGGAGCAACAACAGGGTCAGAGATATCAGCCTCCGCAACTGGTTCCACTGTGGCTTCGACGGGAGGCACGGAAACTGCTTCTGCTTCCTGATTGACAGCAGGAACATCGACAATGTCCACAGGTTGTATGGAAGCTTCGTTTGGAACGGGCTGCTGAGTCTCCAAATTGGCATCCGTTGCCGTTGGGACTGAGTCTATGGCAGGATCAGCTATTGAGTCGTTTGGAGGAGCAGCCTCCGATGAAGTCGGGGCTTCATTTACGGAAATGGATGTCTCAGCAGCAGGATCAGGTGTTGCCTCAACAGAGGGTGGTGTCTCGACAGAGGCAGGTGCAGTGACGACGGAAAGATCTTCAAGTGGAGCGGGATCAACGGGCGGAGTAACTGGATCAGCTGGAATGCCAGCAGCGGCGTCGGTGGCAGTGGCCACAGGAACAGCAGCGACTGGTGGTGCAGCAACTGGTGTAGCAGCGACTGGTGCAGCAGCGACTGGTGCAGCAGCGACTGGTGCAGCAGCGACTGGTGCAGCAGCGTCTGGTGGAGAAGCGACTGGTGCAGCAGCGACTGGTGCAGCAGCGACTGGTGCAGCAGCGACTGGTGCAGCAGCGACTGGTGCAGCAGCGACTGGTGCAGCAGCGACTGGTGCAGCAGCGACTGGTGCAGCAGCGACTGGTGCAGCAGCGACTGGTGCAGCAGCGACTGGTGGAGCAGCGACTGGTGGAGCAGCGACTGGTGCAGCAGAGACTGGTGCAGTAGCGACTGGTGGAGCAGCAACTGGTGGAGCAGCGACTGGTGCAGCAGCGACTGGTGGAGCAGCAACTGGTGGAGCAGCGACTGGTGGTGCAGCGACTGGTGGTGCAGCAACTGGTGTAGCAGCGACTGGTGCAGCAGCGACTGGTGCAGCAGCGACTGGTGGAGCAGCAACTGGTGGAGCAGCGACTGGAGGAGCAGCGACTGGTGGGGCAGCGACTGGTGCAGCAGCGACTGGTGCAGCAGCGACTGGTGGAGCAGCAACTGGAGGAGCAGCGACTGGTGGAGCAGCGACTGGTGCAGCAGCGATtggtgcagcagcaactgGTGGAGCAGCGACTGGTGGTGCAGCAACTGGTGTAGCAGCGACTGGTGCAGCAGCGACTGGTGCAGCAGCGATtggtgcagcagcaactgGTGGAGCAGCGACTGGTGGTGCAGCAACTGGTGTAGCAGCGACTGGTGCAGCAGCGACTGGTGGGACAGCGACTGGTGTAGCAGCGACTGGTGTAGCAGCGACTGGTGCAGCAGCGATtggtgcagcagcaactgGTGGAGCAGCGACTGGTGGTGCAGCAACTGGTGTAGCAGCGACTGGTGCAGCAGCGACTGGTGCAGCAGCGACTGGTGCAGCAGCGACTGGTGGAGCAGCAACTGGTGGAGCAGCGACTGGTGCAGCAGCGACTGGTGCAGCAGCGACTGGTGCGGCAGCGACTGGTGCAGCAGCGACTGGTGCAGCAGCGACTGGGGCAGCAGCGACTGGTGCAGCAGCGACTGGTGGCGCAGCGACTGGTGGAGCAGCGGCTGGTGGAGCAGCGACTGGTGCAGCAGCGACTGGTGGCGCAGCGACTGGTGGAGCAgcggctggagcagcagcGACTGGAGCAGCTTCAGTTGGGTCCATTCTTAAAATCCTTCTTCTCCAAAGATAGTGTGGTCAGATGAGTTTGCTTTCACTTATCCAGTCCCCATTAACGAATTACATTCATGGTCAGCCTTTCATGGTCAGAAGACCTCTAATGGATAAATGGAAACAGAACGTGAGCAACATGCGCCTCGAGAAGCCGTATTGCGACCTTGAAGTGGGTCGTTGCCTGAACTAAAACGGGCGTTAAATGATGGCTGAACAGGTGAATCGTAGAAAACAGAAAAGTGTTTGAAAGCAATCGAtcaaaataattgattttgtattttcctGGCGCCACCCAGACGAGTCTAGAATCTAGACTCTAGATTCTTGGGGATAACTGTGAGCGTaattcctataaatatttatgctatGCTGTaactaatatttttatacgaTTCAATTTGTTCACAAAATTGGAAGGGATGgtggaaaaaagaaaagtatttTACTCCATGtgatttttttacttatttattttagttttatttatcttcgttgaattattattctttataaGATAAAAAAACACGAATTTAGATATGTATTCATTCGGATAATACAGAATTTCCCTACGCTTGCAACTTATTACAAATAACTATCGAATAGTTATCAAATAAGTTTAAgatctataatataaaaatgtatgttCATTTCGATTATAGTTTTAAAGCAACAATGATATAGAACTCTCTAAGCTTGgagattattaaaaataccaAATGAATAGTTTAGCAAGCTATGTTAATGTtgttaaatatacaaatgcaTTAGTTTTTCAGCTTATTAAAGATACTAACCgaatagtttattatttctcAATAGGGACCGACCTCTCGTTGAGAAAACCCGCGAATAACTGGCCAGTTGACCAAGTTTTTCTGACTATTTTCACTTCTTCTCGGTGGCTTACCCTCTTTGCGAAGACCGCCAACTGCCCATTGAGAACAAAAACCATACGCATTGTTGCAGGTGTTTTTACGCCATTTTTTGTGCCTTTTAACTTAAGGCGCTTACCTTCTGACCTTAGTCAGTATTCTATTATTTCCGGCGCGCGGTGAAAAGTACGCAGCAATGCGTTTTGCGTGAAGAACATTTAAGATTCTCCCATTTCCCTAACCCTATCCATATTCAATGCTATCGTCTTGGAAGCCCTTTCAGCGATTTATTTTTGCGTGATTGCATATCGCTTACCACTCGCTTTGTCAGCTGCACTCGCAGACACATAACTTGTTATTTACACAATGCTGATTACTTTGCCGTATTTGCAATGTAGTTGTCAACAAAATGCGACAAGTCTCCCCCGATCCGGGGCCCCAATGCCCGGATACCCCGTGTTCGGCACTCAATACCCAACCCAATCCCGTCGCAGGTCCGCCATTCAATGTCTGATGCAATGACAGTTGACAAACTGCCACGACGTAGCCGTTGGATCGGAACACATTAGCTCGGTGGAAATGTAATCGCAAAGAACTAAGAAATAAATCTTTCAATTTTTCGAACGAGCCCTGGGACGGGAAGCGAGTGCAGGCCGGGGCGTAGGAGGAAGTGCAGCCGAATGTGAAGCAATCCGCAGAGGCAACCAGCAGTTGCACATGCCGTCCGCTGGAGCAAGTGTAATGCGATCTGCGTACAATTTGCAGGCGTCGTTTAAAAGGGTCCAACGCCTCCCCCGGCTAGCCCTGCCATCCCGACCACCCCGGAGTCCCGTAAATCCAGGGCCCAACACTCCGCAGCTCCTGTGCCGTCGCCGGGTAGCTAGCACACTTGAGACTTTTGCAAATAGTTTTCACATATGAACAGAAAGAATTTGTGCTTCGAAAtacaaaggaaaaaaaaaataaaacaaaaattgcaaaCGGAAAGAATAGAAatacacatatataaataGGGAGATGGGAAAACGCTTATATGGAAATGATTTCGCCCGAGAAGTGGAGGAGCGAACGGAGTAGTTGCGAAGATTGAATTGGCAGTTCAATTTCACGTATTATTGACATTTAAGCGTAAGCATTTGAATATAAACTGAGCCCGGCTCAGGGATGCCGAAAGGAAGGCGAGCGGCGAGTCCTTGGGCAGGATGCACAGACATTGGCTGCCTATTATTTTCTGTGCGATAAATCAATCGCATGAAGCAAAATGCAGAGAAAATACCAAGATAAGTGGAAATGAAATTACATCAAGCatacaaattgtatttatactTTATTCTATCCTCTGCTGCATCACTGGGCCCGACGATTGATCTGAGCAGACCGCCCGATTGGCAGTTTGTGTAGCAGTGGAAAATGTGTACTTTTAGATTCACTCTTGATTATGGCTGATATATGTCCCTTCTATTCgtattttttataagattCCCAGTTGAAAACAGGTGATTTTACAGGGAACATAAAAGTATATTTACTAAACCTCTTTCACTAAATGACATTTTTTCATGGCATATCCTGCGCTTTTCCACCTGAGAGAATCGACTGCACAGAACCTTAATTGCCGTCATTCCGCACGCACTTTGGGCGCGTTGAAAGCTGAGTCCAAATACGATTGGAAAAAGTCAAACACAAATATGAATACGAAATCGAAATTGCGTGGAGCGAAATGCGGCAGCTCAAGCTCCAATCCGGACCCGCTTCCGGGTGTATTTTGCtaaattgcaaatatttcTCAATTCGCATGCATCAGCAGAGAATGCAATGCAAACAATTTTCGCCCAGCGGCCACAATAAAAGGGGAAACCCCCGGCGAGTGCAAAAAACCAAACGCCCCCACTCGCAAAATGCTGGCTTTGCGAAAAAAATGCGGCTGAAATCGGCGCCGTATGGCAACCCTGGTTGctgtgctgctgcagctgcagctgcaactATGGTGCAATTTATTCCCAGTTTGATTGGTTTTTTCGTGCTTAATTGCACATGGCATGCGGGAGGGCGGAGAAAGCGGGGGACCCGTCCAATTGGGATCGGTATGCGGGGGCGGTGGCCCCAATTGGTTGAAAGGTCGCGCTCATCACGtgctttaataatttattcaaattaacaCGCGTCAGCCCTCGTGTCTGCTGGCCAGACGAAGCCAGGTTCATGCGCTGCATTTCGCGAAGAACAGCCAAGAACTCGGAGAAAgtctcaaaaattaataaaaaattttaaagcagGAAATTCCTACTATCCTCTTTATATACAGCTTTTAAGTACTTCGAGTGAACTACAATTCTGACAGGATTgcaattcaaatgtattatcctTTTGTTGAATAACATAAGAAGTCCTTCCCACAATGCCTGCACTTTCTCTCCTTCGAATTTCGTTTCAACTTTCGAAGCATAAACGGGCCTGTGAGTGGGTCCAGAGTGCGCTCTCGGTTAATGGCCAACACTTTGTGGTCAGAGCAAACCGGAAAAACTGGCAGGCAAATGCAAAATATTGCACACAAGCACTCACTTACGGTGACCCCCCGTTATCCCTTTTACCCCATGGGTAGGTCCTGTATCACCTCCCTGATAAAGGGTGAGTGTGTAAATTACAGCtacatttttaatgcatttttatttacatttacatggGAGCGCAAACAGAGCCCAGATGAGCGGGGAAGCTTCGGTCGGCCTGACACGAACTTTTGACACTTGAcaatttgattgtttttaaggCAAAGTGTTAAATTATGCAAAGCACATAACAAACACAAATCGAAACGCACGCACGCACGCACGCACTCAGTGTCAACAGCCAcgaaagtaaaatatttaaatggaatCCCGAGCAACAATTTGCATCAATTAAATTCTGAAAAGTCCTTGACGTACTCGTATgttttttcaagatttttctaGTGTCATTTAAAGCGTTTAGTACTAAGTGTTAAATCTACTTAGAGCTTGAGGGCACAAAAGGCTTATCGGATGTCAGTTTAGCCATGAAACTTAATCACACAAAGTCACATTTGTGGGCATCCTTGCACAGTGTCCTTTTAGTAATTTAATGACATTTGTTTGAACCTTTTCAAGGgtatttagtatttaaattgtaagtaatacaaaattataaactaatattaaaCTACATTCGTGTAGATGACAGCTACTCATTCCCTCGATTCATTTCCGCTGAGGCAAAATCCCTGGCAGACAGTTTAAAAAACGCAAATGAATTGCACAATAAATGAACAATATTTACTACGTAATTGCAACTAATGTAGCAAGTTAAATGGCAGTAAACTAATTACGATCCCTTGGCCTGGTTCAACATaattttcattgcatttttttaGTCCTTTCCCTGGCTGCTACCCTTGCTCCGCCCGCCTTTCCCCTGCGACTCCTTGCTGGCTCCTTTCTTGTGGTAAATTAACTTGAATGCCGCAATGTATTTACCGCTACTCCAGCCAAggagcaaaagcaacaaaaaagaaagctgGCCAAggcaaagaagaaaaaaaaaaacaatgaacAAGCTACGAATGGAAAGGGTTAAAGAGCAAACAAATCCGACATGCCAGGCAACGCAATGCCGGGAAGGTAGGAAAATGGGCGGAAAACCGTGGGGCCGAAGGCGCGGCTGGAGTCGCGTAACTTTTATCATTAGTCCGCTGGGAAATTTAACGGGCACTTAAGTTTTTCTCACTCGTTTTCAACTTATTTTTTGCTGAACTATTGTTTAGCCATAGCCATGGCCGGAGCCCATTTCCCCACATCCCAGCTGTCACCTTTCATTTGGCTCCTTCTCAGCTCGgtgaaaatttatattatgttCACTCCAAATACAGCAGCATCATTTATAAggaacttttattttgttaagctCCGCTCTCCGCCTTGGTTTTTGCGGATATTgttgcaatttattttattgcattttgtCTACAGTTTGCGGATTTAATTTGGCCCCCAGCACTGCGAACTACAATCCGCTGCCCCCTTGCCCCCCTTACAGGACTTAACAAGCTGCCAAGTTTTTAATGCCGGGCCTAAGCGGAAACTTTTTCGATTTGGATTCGGCCCGTTCCCCGGTCGTCTTCACTACTTTCTTCCGCTCTTCTCCGGCttcatttttatgattttatggGGTTGATGTTGGGCCAGAGACCCTGGCAGCGGGGCATCTGAATTAGGATTACCAGAGGTCACTTTATTAGGGCTATCTTCAGCTCCCGAAGACACACTTTATATGCGGCTGCAGACAAGGTGACATCGGCTCGACTACGTGTTCCGGGACTTACTGGGCTCCATCTACAGACACGTACTACTCGCACAGCTTGGGCCAAGGATAGACCAAATGTTCTTGCCTTGTCTATGGTTTTGGGATATTTTCTAGATGTGAACATGCGAACGCTTAAAGAAATGTCAATTACATTCGTCGATGTGGACATTCCTGGTGTTGTTGCCATTGTAGATGCTGAAATTTTGAGATTTGAAATATCATTGTGGGCAAATCCTGCCGCCCGGTTGTGCCATTGAGCGCCGAGTGACAGTTGCGGGCGGACGAAGGAGTCGGCAACTCAACCCTCTGCGGGCACTCAGCACATGTCCTTTTCGGACAAGGAATTATACCCCACTCGGGCAGGATCCCTCCTCCCTTGTGGGGACTCTGACAGAAGTTCAGACCATTTTAGCAGCACGCACGCATAGAATTTATGAACTTTTCACTCAGCCGGGTGGCTGGCAACATGTTTCTCATCCGGCCGCACCCTGTCTCTGTTTTTGAGGCTGAGGTTTTAATTTAACAGAATTGCTCGTTTGACCGACCAACAAATGTGTGTAGAACAACTAGCTTTATTGCTGCATTTCCGCATTGTTCACATCATAATTTGAATTGTTTAGCCAAGCCTTTGGCTGCGGTTAGTTttgcaataatatttattctctGTGGCCAAAGGCGACTTAATCCACCTGATTGGCCTTCACATATCTTAGCCTGGATTCAATCTGAAAAATATTCCAGTTCGGTAAGGATTCCTTGAGAGCATTTCCAGATTCCAGTACTTTTGATTGGGTCTCTGTTTCCCGCTTCTTGAAGGGCGcacaaaataattttgcaCACTCCAGTGCCAGCTCACCTGGTGCACTTCCTCCGTTGCCATCCCTGCGTTTTCCatttgaaatcaatttattttttattgaatgcaTTGATGCGCACTCCTTTTATTTACCATTTACCATTTCTGTTTGCCATTCTCCTCTAGGTTTGCTCGCCTCATTGCCTTTGGCTTGGAATTGCTTATTTGAATTCAACCAATTATTTTGACTCACTCTTACTAGGTAATCAAATACCTCtaattaaaagatatttttattgaacttGGATTGATTTCCAAAGAGAATTATAAATGATTTTCCAGAGAGTTGAAGgagaatattaaaatttaatactaTTGGCAGAGCAGCTTAGTTGATTCCAGCATTTAACAATTAATTGCAGTTTAAAAGCTAACATAAGTGCCTTTAAGGATTAAAAGGTGGAAAATATCATTGGGTTTGGTTCTCCTCTTAGCACACTCTCATAAATAGAAGCCAGAAAATGGGCCACAATGTTTTGGACCACATCCAATCAAAGCGCTGAAAATGCGGggaacaaatgaaaatgacGCCTGAGAGTATGTGGTAAACAAGGTTTCCATTCAGGCTAAATTCAATGGCACTTCCTCCGATCCCATTCAATCCCGATTCAAAGCCAGCTGCAAACTGCTAAATGAGCGAATCTGGCGAAGTGAATGCCTCGGACTGCGACCACCGCCTTTGACTTGGCCAAGGAGCTACCGCTTTCTGGAGTGGGCCACATAATAAGCTCTATTTCCGCCTTTCCAAGCCGAATTGTCGGCACTTAGAAACACCTTGGCACCGCATTGAGAGGCGGCCGGAGCAGGTGCAAATAAAACGCTGAATTTGTGTACTTTTCGGCGGCGGCAGTACCGCCCGAAAAGTTCCGCGCGAAAAGGAATTGAAAAACATTTACCACAAAACCATTCACATACGTGCGCCGCAATTGGCCCGAAGGAAGGTGTAAAAGGCCAAAAGGAGCGGCAAAGCTGAGAGCTACAAAAACGCCGTGAGTTGTGCAAAAACTAATGCAGGAAAAGCGTTTGCTTTTGCCCGAAAGCTGGAAAAACGATGCCATGTGGGCCAGGAGGAGTTTGCCCCGAGCTGGAGGTGAGGGGATTCTAAGTGCCTAGCATATGTCTTCCAACAAAGCAGATAGACACTTGCACACGTGAGTGTCGCTTCGCACCAGTTTTTCCTTCGGTTCTTCCACCTGCTTGGTATCCGATTTTTCCTGCAGTGCTAATGTCCTGCCAGGGTCCAGTTCCACACATAATCCACCTCGCAGCACATCACTTTTCAGTTTTTACTTGATTATTTTAGCGAACTGCGACTTTTTAGTCATTGTCGAGGAAACTTTGTTGAGTTTTCCAGACATTTTTGCTCTGCTCAGTAGATCAATAATATGCCGGAGATTTGTTGGCTTGGCTTAGGGTTATTTTTGTACGCAGTGTAAATACAATGGTATTATGACAATATTTCAACGGGAGATGGCAATAAACgttttattatgtattttttattacaaacaCCTTGCAGACTTGCGAAATTACTGCGATTTTGATCAAATGGGTTAGCAGAGCAGGAATTACAGTactataaaatcaaattatagTATTAGCTTACAAATGTAAGGTTTAAAGTTTAAGTGAATCCCTTGAAATCATAACAAAAATCGTATTAGTATTACATTTTCTTGAAATAAAGACCTTCATGTGTCTTACAAACAAAAATTGGAACAAACTAATAAGACACTCATAGCTCGTGAAAGGTGTATCCTCACAAACAAAACTTATTCAAACTAAATTTCCCCGGAGTGCATAAAGAGTTGATGGTTCCTAAATTCGAGAGTTCCAAGCCGCAACTTGCGGCCATTCAAGCTGGAGGAGGATGTcaactttgtttccatttattACCTTGGACACGAAAAATCCGAGTAAGCCATCATCTCGGTATTTACACTTGTTTCGCGCCACGAAGAATGCGCCACGTGCCGCCGCATTCCACGTGGCATGGTGAGCTGGCTGGAGGAGATTTTCGTCCTGTCCTTGGATCCTTTTTAGCATGTCCGCGTGCAAAATAAACGAGCCGGGAAAGAGTTCCGCCCGTTGGAGTGGAGCGGAGTAAAGCAAAGTTCGCAGGACCTGCATTCTGGCGTCCAGCTGAGCTCCAGGATTGCCAACTTTCACAGCTCGCGGGGGTTAATTGTTTTTGGGAGCGCGGCACGTACGAGGCGAAAATGCGATGGAGTTTTTACGAGCGGTTCTGATTTATTCAATTATAATGGGCGCCTTGACATGCCCTGACTTTTGGCCCGCGTGAATAATGCAATTCGAATATCGTATTAAAGTCTATAATCTCGTGAGGGTGAAAGCCGATGCCAAGTGTCCCCGTTCCCGCTCGCCCATTACGGGACCTCCCAGCCAGGACAATCACATAAACACGCATTTCCCTCTGAGTGggacaaattaaattataccAAAGGAGCTTTCATGTCTAGGACATGCCGTCGGTGGGCGGGGAAGGAGGCCAAACTGGGAGCTGGCAGGACCCTGTTCTGGCCACGACAAATCgtaattcaaataaaacaatgtAATTTGCCACAGGAAGCCGAGAACGTGGTCTAATAGGCAAATGCTCCCCGCCAGCAGGAGACCAAGGAAACGTTCGACAACAAAGGACGCTGTAGCAAGCATATAtcctggcacacacacacacacaacatttCGGGTGTGCCCGAATTTATCATTGAAATCGCAATCGTAAAATTCTTATTCTAGAAATAGAAACTCAGCCAATGCGgcgaaataaaaacagaagcaGAGCTTTATTTTGAACAGAACTGcgtataattataaatgttgCTCCAGTAAACAGTTTGCTGTTATGGTAATCCCCGCGATGACCCCAAACCGAAGCCCCGTATCGAGTACACAAAAGATAATTTGAGATTATCGCCGGGAAACCGCAGAGGCAAACGGAAAACTTTGTGGCACAACAAACCGAAGGCAAGATATCATTTCGTGGCTGGTACTTGTTCATAAAAGTACTCGCCCACACGCACTCAGATGCTCATACAATTTATGGCAAAACAGATGTAtttggctttatttatttgcagccAGAGCTCGGGCCCCCGCTTGTAGTCCTTTGTGCCGCCGCATCGCAAAAATAATCTCAAAGGACCCCCGACACACGCATTCGCATCCGGGGGACAAAGGCAGGAATCATATCAGGCAGCAACATAAGCGCACAAATCCGTGGAACAGGACCAAGACCCGCACCCGAAACGGGAACAGCAGGAGTACTGCTACCAGGAGCAGACATGAAAACAAATCCCTTTGCACATTTTCCGAAAATGAGAAAATGCAAAAGTTTTGCTTCGTTCGGTAAGACAATGGCTCTGGCTGGGATGGAGAGAAGGAGCTCGGCTTCATAGAGAAGCGGCAAATTAAAACAAACCTCAGGTTGCCCGTATTCGGAAATGAGCAAAAAAGAATACCAGTAAGTCGACTTTATTCAAAGGCCACGACCCTTAAATACCCGGCAGTAGGATTGCTTACTTTTTGGATTGCTGTCTTTCTTTCTAGAGTTTTAAGTAAAAGTGTTAAATTAAGAGCATAAACAGGGTAttctatttaataaaatattaaatttaaactgaattattaagaaataatgGAAATATTCTGGAGATGGGAAGCCCTTAAGGtcagtatttaaaaaatcggTCATCTTTAGTATTACAGATAATAGTTACTATATTCTTTTACTTATTTACAAGCTCCTCTTTCTGTTTCCCGTAACCGCATTATACCCCTGATCTCTACGATTGCCGGGTATGGAAAACCAACAACAGCTACTGGGGAACACGCCAAATCCAGCCGAAACTTGAGAATATTTCGGCCAACTTTTTTCGCCAGCTCTCTGTCGCTCTGCTGAGTCGGCCCTGTGCATTGGACCAAGTTGATGAAATGCCGGGGGGTGTTGTCTGGCAGCTTTCCATTAACTCCGGAGCGAGCTCTTCGCACCCTCGGCAGGGGGCCTCCaccatacacatacatatatttcggGTCAGGAAGCGGGGAAAGGCGTTAATGTTCCCTGATGTTTACGTACGGGAATTAACTTATTTGTCAGGTACTTG
Above is a genomic segment from Drosophila kikkawai strain 14028-0561.14 chromosome 3R, DkikHiC1v2, whole genome shotgun sequence containing:
- the LOC121501921 gene encoding zinc finger protein 853-like produces the protein MAGSAIESFGGAASDEVGASFTEMDVSAAGSGVASTEGGVSTEAGAVTTERSSSGAGSTGGQRLVQQRLVQQRLVQQRLVQQRLVEKRLVQQRLVQQRLVQQRLVQQRLVQQRLVQQRLVQQRLVQQRLVQQRLVQQRLVEQRLVEQRLVQQRLQRLVQQRLVQQRLVEQQLVEQRLEEQRLVGQRLVQQRLVQQRLVEQQLEEQRLVEQRLVQQRLVQQQLVEQRLVVQQLQRLVQQRLVQQRLVQQRLVEQQLVEQRLVQQRLVQQRLVRQRLVQQRLVQQRLGQQRLVQQRLVAQRLVEQRLVEQRLVQQRLVAQRLVEQRLEQQRLEQLQLGPFLKSFFSKDSVPFMVRRPLMDKWKQNVSNMRLEKPYCDLEVGRCLN